Proteins encoded in a region of the Sterolibacterium denitrificans genome:
- a CDS encoding efflux RND transporter periplasmic adaptor subunit, producing MNAKTLDPLLQPGRGRLTGWRSGLLVVLLLILAGGLYLAFFSGKKQQGRYLTEEAALGHLVVSISASGTLAPTRSVDVGSELSGTLEAVLADDNDRVSQGQIMARLDTAKLRDAVTRSQAAVTVAEANVAQAEATLKEQQANLKRLREVHELSGGKVPAASELETAQAAVARAEANRQSAQAAVIQAKAVLTTDQTNIDKAVIRSPINGVVLARKVEPGQTVAAAMTTPVLFSIAEDLTQMELEVRVDEADVSTVQLGQPASFSVAAWSGRRFPATIKRVGLGSTIIDNVVTYKTVLSVANDDLALRPGMTATAQIITVDRENVLLVPTAALRYVPQQAGNGSDEKAGDGGSYVDKLLPRMPRRAKKAGQTAPRAGGSGQLWVLEQGQPRRIDVQLGASNGRQTEITGGELKPGMQVITDYLLEAT from the coding sequence ATGAACGCAAAAACGCTCGATCCCTTGCTGCAACCAGGCCGCGGCCGCCTTACTGGCTGGCGCAGCGGCTTGCTGGTCGTCCTGCTCTTGATCTTGGCCGGCGGCCTGTATCTGGCTTTCTTCTCCGGCAAGAAACAGCAGGGGCGTTATCTCACCGAGGAAGCCGCCCTGGGCCATCTGGTGGTGAGCATTTCCGCCAGCGGCACCCTGGCGCCGACGCGCTCGGTGGACGTCGGCAGCGAGCTGTCCGGCACGCTGGAGGCGGTGCTGGCCGATGACAACGACCGCGTCAGCCAGGGCCAGATCATGGCGCGGTTGGATACCGCCAAGCTGCGCGATGCGGTGACCCGCTCGCAAGCCGCCGTGACGGTGGCCGAAGCGAACGTCGCCCAGGCCGAGGCCACGCTCAAGGAGCAGCAGGCCAATCTCAAACGCCTGCGCGAAGTGCATGAACTTTCCGGCGGCAAGGTGCCGGCCGCCAGCGAACTGGAAACCGCCCAGGCCGCCGTGGCGCGCGCCGAGGCCAACCGCCAGAGCGCGCAGGCGGCGGTGATCCAGGCCAAGGCCGTGCTCACCACCGACCAGACCAACATCGACAAGGCGGTCATCCGCTCGCCGATCAACGGCGTGGTGCTGGCGCGCAAGGTCGAGCCGGGACAGACCGTGGCCGCTGCCATGACCACGCCGGTGCTGTTTTCCATCGCCGAGGACTTGACGCAGATGGAACTGGAAGTGCGCGTCGATGAAGCCGACGTCAGCACCGTGCAGCTCGGCCAGCCGGCCAGCTTCAGCGTGGCGGCCTGGTCGGGGCGGCGCTTTCCGGCGACCATCAAGCGCGTGGGCCTCGGCTCGACCATCATCGACAACGTGGTGACTTACAAGACCGTGCTGAGCGTGGCGAATGACGATCTGGCCCTGCGCCCGGGCATGACGGCCACGGCCCAGATCATCACCGTCGATCGCGAGAATGTCCTGCTGGTGCCGACCGCCGCCCTGCGTTATGTGCCGCAGCAGGCGGGGAATGGCAGCGATGAGAAAGCCGGCGATGGCGGCAGCTATGTGGACAAGCTGTTGCCGCGCATGCCGCGCCGCGCCAAGAAGGCCGGCCAGACGGCGCCGCGTGCCGGCGGTTCGGGGCAGCTCTGGGTGCTGGAGCAGGGCCAGCCGCGCAGGATAGACGTGCAACTGGGCGCCAGCAACGGCCGCCAGACTGAAATCACCGGCGGCGAGCTGAAGCCCGGCATGCAGGTGATCACCGATTATCTGCTGGAGGCGACGTGA
- a CDS encoding ABC transporter permease, with protein MQMLINALLLAERAIRRNLMRSFLTVLGIVIGVAAVITMVTLGDGATRMVASQIASLGSNLLLLRPGQMLGPGGGGGAGVPRFRLSDADALQNQIASLRVVAPVVNSRATLVAGGQNWSSTINGSTNDYFSAGNWTLAEGRLFEPDEEMAGRSVCVIGHTIRQQLFANQQVLGAELRVKNIACEIIGVLASKGQGAMGQDQDDMVVMPIRTVQRRLTGNQDVGSLMLSVRDGIAAEPVMEQIKRLMRERRKLADGEEDNFSIMDTKQIAETLTGTIRTMTGLLGAVAAVSLLVGGIGIMNIMLVSVTERTREIGIRLAIGALEHEVLLQFLIESVVLSALGGLIGILLAFIACLGLSALMHLPFTYNPGINLLAFIFSGAIGIVFGYFPARRAARLDPIQALRYE; from the coding sequence ATGCAGATGCTGATCAACGCCCTGCTGCTGGCCGAGCGCGCCATCCGCCGCAATCTGATGCGCTCTTTTCTGACCGTTCTGGGCATCGTCATCGGCGTGGCGGCGGTGATCACCATGGTCACCCTGGGCGATGGCGCCACGCGCATGGTGGCCAGCCAGATTGCCAGCCTCGGCAGCAACCTGCTGCTGCTGCGCCCCGGCCAGATGCTCGGCCCCGGCGGTGGCGGCGGCGCCGGCGTGCCGCGCTTTCGTCTGAGCGATGCCGACGCCCTGCAGAACCAGATCGCCTCGCTGCGCGTGGTCGCTCCGGTGGTGAATAGCCGCGCCACGCTGGTGGCCGGTGGGCAGAATTGGTCGTCGACGATCAATGGCAGCACGAACGACTATTTTTCCGCCGGCAACTGGACCTTGGCCGAGGGCCGCCTGTTCGAGCCGGACGAGGAAATGGCCGGCCGCTCGGTGTGCGTCATCGGCCATACCATCCGCCAGCAGTTGTTCGCCAATCAGCAGGTACTCGGCGCCGAGCTGCGGGTGAAGAACATCGCCTGCGAAATCATCGGCGTGCTGGCTTCCAAGGGCCAGGGGGCGATGGGTCAGGACCAGGACGACATGGTCGTCATGCCGATCCGCACCGTGCAGCGGCGGCTGACCGGCAATCAGGACGTCGGCAGCCTGATGCTCTCGGTGCGCGACGGCATCGCCGCCGAGCCGGTGATGGAGCAGATCAAGCGCCTGATGCGCGAGCGGCGCAAGCTCGCCGATGGCGAGGAAGACAACTTTTCCATCATGGACACCAAGCAGATCGCCGAGACGCTGACCGGCACCATCCGCACCATGACCGGTCTGCTCGGCGCGGTGGCGGCCGTGAGCCTGCTGGTGGGCGGCATCGGCATCATGAACATCATGCTGGTCTCGGTCACCGAGCGCACCCGCGAGATCGGCATCCGTCTGGCCATCGGCGCGCTGGAGCACGAAGTGCTGCTGCAATTCCTCATCGAATCCGTGGTGCTCTCGGCGCTGGGCGGCCTGATCGGCATCCTGCTGGCCTTCATCGCCTGCCTCGGTCTGAGCGCGCTGATGCACCTGCCGTTCACCTACAATCCCGGCATCAATCTGCTGGCCTTCATCTTCTCCGGCGCCATCGGCATCGTCTTCGGCTACTTCCCGGCGCGCCGCGCCGCCCGGCTCGATCCGATCCAGGCGTTGCGCTATGAGTGA
- a CDS encoding TIGR03617 family F420-dependent LLM class oxidoreductase, with protein MKIDAPLLSPNPLDARAIARQLEADGYAGAYTFDGPGEPFLPLAIAAEHTSQLQLITAIAVAFARNPMLVAQLGNDLQRMSQGRFLLGLGSQIRPHIEKRFSMPWSAPAPRMREFVLAVRAIWAAWQGTAPLDFRGEYYTHTLMPPLLTPAPNPYGPPPILLAGVGPAMTSVASEVADGFLIHPFHSLSYLDDCTMPALQRGLAKSGRSRKDFQISCQLLVATGHTPAEVEQAVRALRVQIAFYASTPAYRPVLEHLGRGDLQETLSTLAKQGAWGDMGALIDDELLHSVAIVGTTSAAADTIIERYAGKVDRISPTAYIGDPLAASALVKALQTALR; from the coding sequence ATGAAGATCGATGCTCCCCTGCTCTCTCCCAATCCCCTGGATGCCCGCGCCATTGCCCGGCAACTGGAAGCAGACGGCTACGCGGGCGCCTACACCTTTGACGGACCGGGCGAACCCTTTCTGCCCCTGGCCATCGCGGCCGAACATACCAGCCAGCTACAACTGATCACCGCCATTGCCGTGGCCTTTGCGCGCAACCCCATGCTCGTTGCCCAGTTGGGCAACGATCTGCAGCGCATGTCCCAGGGACGGTTTCTGCTCGGGCTGGGTTCGCAGATTCGTCCGCACATCGAAAAGCGCTTTTCCATGCCCTGGTCGGCACCCGCACCGCGCATGCGTGAATTCGTCCTGGCCGTGCGTGCCATCTGGGCGGCCTGGCAGGGTACGGCGCCGCTGGATTTCCGGGGAGAGTATTACACCCATACACTCATGCCCCCGCTGCTCACCCCGGCGCCCAATCCCTATGGCCCACCGCCCATCCTGCTGGCTGGCGTCGGCCCCGCCATGACGAGCGTGGCAAGCGAAGTGGCGGACGGCTTTCTCATCCATCCGTTCCACAGCCTGTCCTACCTCGACGACTGCACGATGCCGGCATTGCAGCGCGGCCTCGCCAAAAGTGGACGGTCACGCAAGGATTTCCAGATTTCCTGCCAGTTGCTGGTCGCCACCGGGCACACGCCGGCAGAAGTTGAACAGGCCGTGCGGGCACTGCGCGTGCAGATTGCCTTCTATGCTTCCACGCCCGCCTACCGGCCGGTACTCGAACACCTCGGACGCGGCGACTTGCAGGAAACACTCAGCACCTTGGCCAAGCAAGGTGCCTGGGGCGACATGGGCGCGCTGATCGACGATGAGCTGCTGCACAGCGTCGCCATCGTCGGCACCACGTCAGCCGCTGCCGACACCATCATCGAGCGCTATGCCGGCAAGGTCGACCGCATCAGCCCGACCGCCTACATCGGCGACCCGCTGGCAGCCAGCGCCCTGGTCAAGGCGTTGCAGACGGCCTTGCGCTGA
- a CDS encoding DUF721 domain-containing protein, with protein sequence MRSRPLDDYLRTDAAIANLQAHADHLLQLQQILAASLPPALARSCRVANLKQGVLIIHAENGAAATKLRQLTTTLTERYRAHGEPLTEVRIKVQPLDEHPQPKPPPRAATLGSGGRASIERLLGSLPDGPLRQALTGFVNTATTKKP encoded by the coding sequence ATGCGTAGCCGCCCTCTCGACGATTATCTGCGCACCGATGCGGCCATCGCCAACTTGCAGGCGCATGCCGATCATCTGCTGCAGTTGCAGCAGATCCTGGCGGCATCCCTGCCTCCCGCGCTCGCCCGCAGTTGCCGGGTGGCCAATCTCAAGCAGGGCGTATTGATCATCCACGCCGAAAACGGTGCCGCCGCCACCAAGCTGCGCCAGCTCACCACGACCTTGACGGAGCGCTACCGCGCCCACGGCGAGCCGCTGACGGAAGTCCGCATCAAGGTCCAGCCGCTCGACGAACACCCGCAACCCAAGCCGCCACCGCGCGCCGCCACGCTGGGCAGCGGCGGCCGCGCCAGCATCGAACGTCTGCTCGGCAGCTTGCCCGATGGCCCACTGCGTCAGGCGCTGACGGGGTTCGTCAACACAGCGACAACGAAAAAACCTTGA
- a CDS encoding ABC transporter ATP-binding protein, producing the protein MPTPPAQQALIALRGVDKIYGSGATAFQALRQVDLDIHAGEFVAIMGPSGSGKSTALNIIGCLDVVSAGSYRFRDIPVEQLDRNQRALLRRHYLGFVFQGFNLLARTSARENVELPLLYRGQDAASRHRQATDALAQVGLAGWEHHTPAELSGGQQQRVAIARAIATRPLVLLADEPTGNLDTTRSREIMELLGSLNREQGITVIMVTHELDMAAYAQRIVRFVDGRIDSDQRNAHDAHDAQDAHSHRLPPEPH; encoded by the coding sequence CTGCCAACGCCGCCAGCGCAGCAGGCGCTGATCGCCCTGCGCGGCGTGGACAAGATCTACGGCAGCGGCGCGACCGCCTTCCAGGCGCTGCGGCAGGTCGATCTGGACATCCACGCCGGCGAGTTCGTCGCCATCATGGGGCCCAGCGGCTCGGGCAAGTCCACGGCGCTGAACATCATCGGCTGTCTGGATGTGGTGAGCGCGGGCAGCTACCGCTTCCGCGACATCCCGGTGGAGCAACTGGATCGCAACCAGCGCGCGCTGCTGCGGCGGCATTACCTGGGTTTCGTCTTCCAGGGCTTCAACCTGCTGGCGCGCACTTCGGCGCGGGAGAATGTCGAACTGCCGCTGCTCTATCGCGGCCAGGATGCCGCCAGCCGCCATCGCCAGGCGACCGACGCCCTGGCCCAGGTCGGCCTGGCCGGCTGGGAGCATCACACCCCGGCCGAACTCTCCGGCGGCCAGCAGCAGCGCGTGGCCATCGCCCGTGCCATCGCCACCCGGCCGCTAGTGCTGCTCGCCGACGAGCCGACCGGCAACCTCGACACCACGCGCAGCCGCGAGATCATGGAATTGCTGGGCAGCCTCAACCGCGAACAGGGCATCACCGTGATCATGGTCACCCATGAACTCGACATGGCCGCCTATGCCCAGCGCATCGTCCGCTTCGTCGATGGCCGCATCGACAGCGATCAGCGCAATGCTCACGATGCGCACGACGCTCAAGACGCACATTCCCATCGCCTGCCGCCGGAGCCCCACTGA